Proteins encoded together in one Deinococcus irradiatisoli window:
- a CDS encoding SDR family oxidoreductase: MIAITGATGHLGRLTIQALLERGTAPQDIVAVVRTPSKAADLAQQGVQVRQGDYAQPETLPLALAGVSTLLLISSNDLTDRVSQHRHVIEAARQAGVKRLVYTSLLKADTSSLSLAADHFATEELIRTSGMGFVFLRNGWYFENYNPVQAAQTGAILGSAGTGRVSAASRADYAQAAAAVLTEPGDNNQIYELGGDQAFSLDELAAEVQAQSGRPVMYRDLPPEEYAQTLTGFGLPPALAQMLASSDVGLARGDLFTERRDLSQLLGRPTTPMPKAVAQALQG, translated from the coding sequence ATGATCGCCATCACCGGAGCCACCGGCCACCTCGGCCGACTGACCATTCAAGCCCTGCTGGAACGCGGCACCGCGCCCCAGGACATCGTGGCGGTGGTCCGCACGCCGAGCAAGGCGGCCGACCTCGCCCAGCAGGGCGTGCAAGTGCGTCAGGGCGATTATGCCCAGCCGGAAACCCTGCCGTTGGCGCTCGCGGGGGTCAGCACCCTGCTGCTGATCTCGTCGAACGATCTCACCGACCGGGTCAGCCAGCACCGCCACGTGATCGAGGCGGCCCGGCAGGCCGGCGTCAAGCGTCTGGTGTATACCAGCTTGCTCAAGGCCGACACCTCCAGCCTGTCGCTCGCCGCCGACCATTTCGCCACGGAAGAGCTGATCCGCACCTCAGGGATGGGATTTGTGTTCTTACGCAACGGCTGGTACTTCGAGAACTACAACCCAGTGCAGGCGGCCCAAACCGGCGCCATTCTCGGCAGCGCCGGAACCGGGCGGGTGAGTGCCGCCAGCCGGGCCGATTACGCCCAGGCGGCGGCCGCCGTGTTGACCGAGCCGGGAGACAACAACCAGATCTACGAACTCGGCGGCGATCAGGCGTTCAGCCTCGACGAACTGGCCGCCGAGGTGCAGGCCCAGAGCGGTCGGCCGGTGATGTACCGCGACCTGCCGCCTGAAGAGTATGCCCAGACGCTGACCGGCTTCGGCCTGCCGCCAGCGCTGGCCCAGATGCTGGCGAGTTCCGACGTCGGCCTCGCGCGCGGCGACCTCTTCACCGAACGGCGCGACCTAAGCCAGTTGCTCGGGCGGCCCACCACGCCGATGCCGAAGGCCGTGGCCCAGGCGCTGCAAGGCTGA
- a CDS encoding Rrf2 family transcriptional regulator, with protein MNSQYAIAVHILALLNSSAEPLSSEFIAGSVGVNPVVVRNVTGLLRRGGLLETQRGVVGANLTRPASSISLLDVYRAVNAPETVLKLHQNPNPSCPVGAHIQGVLDQVFGQAQAALEAQLAQVYLADVTDALRQTG; from the coding sequence ATGAACAGCCAATACGCCATCGCCGTTCATATCCTGGCCCTGCTCAACAGCTCCGCCGAGCCGCTGAGTTCCGAATTCATCGCGGGCAGCGTCGGGGTCAACCCGGTGGTGGTTCGCAACGTCACCGGGTTGCTGCGCCGGGGCGGCCTGCTCGAAACGCAGCGCGGCGTGGTCGGGGCCAACCTGACCCGCCCAGCCTCCTCGATCAGCCTGCTCGACGTGTACCGGGCGGTCAACGCGCCCGAAACGGTACTCAAGCTGCACCAGAATCCCAATCCTTCCTGTCCAGTGGGGGCCCACATCCAGGGCGTACTCGATCAGGTCTTCGGCCAGGCCCAGGCCGCCCTCGAAGCCCAGCTGGCGCAGGTGTACCTTGCCGACGTGACCGATGCCCTTCGGCAGACCGGCTAA
- a CDS encoding DUF4142 domain-containing protein — protein sequence MTSLRGLDGITFDVTYLAQQISAHNKAIVLFKSYSQAVNSPDESVRQFADQTLPVMQKHLQMALDQQKSLGNSSSGSK from the coding sequence ATGACTTCGCTGCGCGGGCTCGACGGCATCACCTTCGACGTCACTTATCTGGCGCAGCAGATCAGCGCTCACAACAAGGCCATCGTCCTCTTCAAATCCTACAGCCAGGCGGTGAACTCGCCGGACGAGAGCGTGCGTCAGTTTGCCGATCAAACGCTGCCGGTGATGCAAAAGCACCTTCAGATGGCGCTCGACCAGCAAAAGTCGCTGGGGAATTCGAGTTCTGGTTCGAAGTGA
- a CDS encoding DUF4384 domain-containing protein: MRPNPRTWLLFSALLAAPLTPALASGATLNPQSIIVNPVQSDLAVQVWVDKDAQGQGHATYRIGEQIRVGVQTTQDAYVYLFDINANGEISLFVPNGYDAEQGNFVPANTRTVFPGEGAQYTLTVGGPRGQDRVLALASREPLDLSAIASFAESQGFASMTVQGEAKLGEMLSGAVSGLSDQDWTTAVTYYGVGVRGQGNPQPGGSGPVVVVVTPQDPTPAHTPAPQPRPTPKPTTPPLPVITIQPGERQDGSFDSAVVDAFQRTRGAEALGSPQSYVTRWGNGARQKFSGAAAYGQALILHADGSSRAFAVHGRILERYLALAQAENGGTRPPSRLGWAAGDEKIIPRNLYGTSGLYGFFQTGALYSTENYGTFWLTGDLLKKYQGLGGSGSFLGFPTRDQFLMNGGWAGDFEGGSIRFQNGTYKVYRK, encoded by the coding sequence ATGCGACCCAATCCAAGAACCTGGCTGCTGTTCAGCGCCCTGCTCGCCGCACCGCTCACCCCGGCGCTGGCCAGCGGCGCCACCCTCAATCCGCAGAGCATCATCGTCAATCCGGTTCAGAGTGACCTCGCCGTGCAGGTGTGGGTCGACAAAGACGCCCAGGGACAGGGCCACGCCACCTACCGCATCGGCGAGCAGATCCGGGTGGGCGTGCAGACCACCCAGGACGCCTACGTGTACCTGTTCGACATCAATGCCAACGGCGAGATCAGCTTGTTCGTGCCGAACGGCTACGACGCAGAGCAGGGCAACTTCGTGCCGGCCAACACCCGCACGGTCTTTCCCGGTGAGGGCGCGCAGTACACCCTGACGGTGGGCGGCCCACGCGGCCAGGACCGGGTGCTGGCGCTGGCCAGCCGTGAGCCGCTGGACCTCTCGGCCATCGCCAGTTTCGCCGAGTCGCAGGGCTTTGCCTCGATGACGGTGCAGGGCGAGGCCAAGCTCGGCGAAATGCTCTCCGGCGCGGTGAGTGGCCTGAGCGATCAGGACTGGACCACCGCCGTGACCTACTACGGCGTCGGCGTGCGTGGACAGGGCAACCCGCAACCCGGCGGGAGTGGGCCGGTCGTGGTGGTGGTCACGCCGCAGGACCCGACCCCGGCGCATACGCCGGCTCCCCAGCCCCGCCCCACGCCCAAGCCCACCACCCCGCCGCTGCCGGTCATCACCATACAGCCGGGCGAGCGGCAGGACGGCAGCTTCGACAGCGCCGTGGTGGACGCCTTTCAGCGCACCCGTGGCGCCGAGGCCCTGGGCAGCCCCCAGAGTTACGTGACGCGCTGGGGCAACGGCGCCCGGCAGAAGTTCAGCGGGGCGGCCGCCTACGGTCAGGCGCTGATCTTGCATGCCGACGGCAGCAGCCGGGCCTTCGCGGTTCATGGGCGCATTCTGGAGCGTTACCTGGCGCTGGCCCAGGCCGAGAACGGCGGCACCAGACCGCCCTCACGCCTGGGCTGGGCGGCGGGCGACGAGAAGATCATTCCGCGCAACCTGTACGGCACCAGCGGGCTGTACGGCTTTTTCCAGACCGGCGCCTTATACTCCACCGAGAATTACGGCACCTTCTGGCTCACCGGCGACCTACTCAAGAAATACCAGGGCCTAGGCGGGTCCGGCAGCTTCCTGGGCTTTCCCACCCGAGACCAGTTCCTGATGAACGGCGGCTGGGCCGGCGACTTCGAGGGCGGCAGCATCCGCTTCCAGAACGGAACGTACAAGGTCTACCGGAAGTAA
- a CDS encoding saccharopine dehydrogenase family protein — MSRVIIIGAGGVGNVVAKKCAQNDRVFSEVLIATRTVSKADKIVAEIKEHLPQSQTKFSTASVDADNVPALVELFNRFKPELVINVALPYQDLTIMDACLETGVHYLDTANYEPLDVAKFEYSWQWAYRERFEKAGLMALLGCGFDPGATNVFTAHHAKHHFKEIHYLDIVDCNNGNHGKAFATNFNPEINIREITANGRYYENGEWVETAPLEISQDIYYPKVQTRKSFVLYHEELESLVLNFPTIKRARFWMTFGESYIKHLSVLEGIGMTSIVPIDFRGQKIAPIEFLKAVLPAPESLAENYTGQTCIGVQAKGIGHDGQEKVHFVYNVCDHAATYREVQAQGVSYTTGVPAMIGAALMLQGVWNKVGVHNVEEFDPDPFIAEMNKWGLPVDELAGIELVRD, encoded by the coding sequence ATGAGCAGAGTCATCATCATCGGCGCCGGCGGCGTGGGCAATGTCGTCGCCAAGAAGTGCGCCCAGAACGACCGCGTGTTCAGCGAAGTCCTGATCGCCACCCGCACCGTCAGCAAGGCCGACAAGATCGTGGCCGAGATTAAGGAGCACCTGCCGCAGTCGCAGACGAAGTTCAGCACCGCCAGCGTGGACGCCGACAACGTGCCGGCGCTGGTGGAGCTGTTCAACCGCTTTAAGCCCGAACTCGTCATCAACGTGGCGCTGCCGTACCAGGACCTCACCATCATGGACGCCTGCCTGGAAACCGGGGTGCATTACCTCGACACCGCCAACTACGAGCCGCTGGACGTGGCCAAGTTCGAGTACTCCTGGCAGTGGGCTTACCGCGAGCGCTTCGAGAAAGCGGGCCTGATGGCCCTGCTCGGCTGCGGCTTCGACCCCGGCGCGACCAACGTGTTCACCGCCCACCACGCCAAGCACCACTTCAAGGAAATTCATTACCTCGACATCGTGGACTGCAACAACGGCAACCACGGCAAGGCCTTCGCCACCAACTTCAACCCGGAAATCAACATCCGCGAGATCACCGCCAACGGGCGCTACTACGAGAATGGCGAGTGGGTCGAAACCGCGCCGCTGGAAATCTCGCAGGACATCTACTATCCCAAGGTGCAGACCCGCAAGAGCTTCGTGCTCTACCACGAGGAACTCGAATCGCTGGTGCTCAACTTCCCAACCATCAAGCGCGCCCGCTTCTGGATGACCTTTGGCGAGAGCTACATCAAGCACCTCTCGGTGCTGGAAGGCATCGGCATGACCAGCATCGTGCCGATCGACTTCCGGGGCCAGAAGATCGCCCCGATCGAGTTTCTCAAGGCGGTGCTGCCGGCCCCCGAATCGCTGGCCGAGAACTACACCGGCCAGACCTGCATCGGGGTGCAGGCCAAAGGCATCGGTCATGATGGGCAGGAAAAAGTGCATTTCGTCTACAACGTCTGCGACCACGCCGCCACCTACCGCGAGGTGCAGGCCCAGGGCGTGAGCTACACCACCGGCGTGCCGGCCATGATCGGCGCGGCGCTGATGCTCCAGGGCGTCTGGAACAAGGTCGGCGTGCACAACGTCGAGGAGTTCGACCCCGACCCCTTCATCGCCGAGATGAACAAATGGGGCCTGCCGGTCGATGAGCTGGCCGGCATCGAACTCGTCCGCGACTGA
- a CDS encoding Fur family transcriptional regulator — protein MTPSELHLHLERRGLRVTQPRLTLLEFFAHTHGHFTPEGIFEQLRAAGQPLSIATLYQNLRTFTEHGLIKEMIGQGGEVRYDTNLEPHSHLICTHCGAMLDVQIDLPEWQLGGQGQGWLVAQARIDLHGVCPGCQQLAL, from the coding sequence ATGACCCCTTCAGAGCTGCATCTTCACCTGGAACGGCGCGGCCTGCGGGTCACGCAGCCGCGCCTGACCTTGCTGGAGTTCTTCGCGCACACGCACGGCCACTTCACGCCGGAGGGCATCTTCGAGCAGTTGCGGGCCGCTGGGCAGCCGCTGAGCATCGCCACCCTGTACCAGAACCTCAGGACCTTTACCGAGCACGGCCTGATCAAGGAGATGATCGGGCAGGGCGGCGAGGTGCGCTACGACACCAACCTGGAGCCGCATTCGCACCTGATCTGCACCCACTGCGGCGCGATGCTCGACGTGCAGATCGACCTGCCGGAGTGGCAGCTGGGCGGGCAGGGGCAGGGCTGGCTGGTGGCCCAGGCCCGCATCGATCTGCACGGCGTGTGCCCCGGCTGTCAGCAACTGGCGCTCTAG
- a CDS encoding catalase translates to MIEPKKTNQPEAPDATLTTRQGHPVSNNQNLRTVGSRGPATLENYQFLEKISHFDRERVPERVVHARGAGAHGVFEAYGTVGDEPISKYTRAKLFQEKGKETPVFVRFSTVGHGGHSPETLRDPRGFATKFYTEDGNWDLVGNNLKVFFIRDAVKFPDLIHSQKPDPITNRQSGERIFDFICNTPEAMHMVTFLFSPWGIPANYRQMQGSGVNTYKWVNEKGEGVLVKYHWEPLQGVRNLTQAEAEQIQAKNFNHATQDLYEAIERGEYPQWELCVQIMEDGEHPELDFDPLDDTKLWPEDQFPFLKVGKMTLNRNPENYFAEVEQAAFGTGVLVDGLDFSDDKMLQGRTFSYSDTQRYRVGSNYLQLPINSPRASVATNQRDGQMAYHVDTVPGQNPHVNYEPSSLNGLKEAPRRAPDHTPHVEGKLVREPIERTNDFKQAGERYRMFEDWERDELIRNLVSNLADAAQTIQDKMIELCGKCNAEYGRRLAEGLEQHRQGREAQQQAAVKQAEEKSREAQPY, encoded by the coding sequence ATGATCGAACCGAAAAAGACCAACCAGCCCGAGGCCCCGGACGCCACCCTCACCACCCGCCAGGGTCACCCGGTCAGCAACAACCAGAACCTGCGGACGGTGGGCAGCCGCGGCCCCGCCACGCTGGAAAACTACCAGTTTCTGGAAAAGATCAGCCATTTCGACCGCGAACGGGTGCCGGAACGGGTGGTGCATGCCCGCGGCGCCGGGGCCCACGGTGTGTTCGAGGCGTACGGCACTGTCGGCGACGAGCCCATCTCCAAGTACACCCGCGCCAAGCTGTTTCAGGAAAAAGGCAAAGAAACGCCGGTGTTCGTGCGCTTCTCGACGGTGGGGCACGGCGGCCACTCGCCCGAGACGCTGCGCGACCCGCGCGGCTTTGCCACCAAGTTCTACACCGAGGACGGCAACTGGGACCTCGTCGGCAACAACCTGAAGGTGTTTTTCATCCGCGACGCGGTGAAGTTTCCGGACCTGATCCACTCGCAGAAACCCGACCCGATCACCAACCGCCAGAGCGGCGAGCGCATCTTCGACTTCATCTGCAACACGCCCGAAGCGATGCACATGGTGACGTTCCTGTTCTCGCCTTGGGGCATTCCCGCCAACTACCGCCAGATGCAGGGCAGCGGCGTGAACACCTACAAGTGGGTCAACGAGAAGGGCGAGGGCGTGCTGGTCAAGTACCACTGGGAACCGCTGCAGGGCGTGCGTAACTTGACCCAGGCCGAAGCCGAACAGATTCAGGCCAAGAACTTCAACCACGCCACCCAGGACCTCTACGAGGCCATCGAGCGCGGCGAGTACCCGCAGTGGGAACTGTGCGTGCAGATCATGGAAGACGGCGAGCACCCCGAACTCGATTTCGATCCGCTCGATGATACCAAGCTGTGGCCGGAAGATCAGTTTCCGTTCCTCAAGGTCGGCAAGATGACGCTCAACCGCAATCCGGAGAACTACTTCGCCGAGGTGGAGCAGGCCGCCTTCGGCACCGGCGTGCTGGTGGACGGGCTGGATTTCAGCGACGACAAGATGCTGCAGGGCCGCACCTTCTCGTACTCCGATACCCAGCGCTACCGGGTGGGCAGCAATTACCTGCAGCTTCCCATCAATTCGCCCCGGGCCTCGGTGGCCACCAACCAGCGCGACGGGCAGATGGCCTACCACGTGGACACCGTGCCGGGGCAAAATCCGCACGTCAACTACGAGCCGTCGAGCCTCAACGGCCTGAAAGAAGCGCCGCGCCGTGCGCCCGACCACACGCCGCACGTGGAAGGCAAGCTGGTGCGCGAACCCATCGAGCGCACCAACGACTTCAAGCAGGCCGGCGAGCGCTACCGGATGTTCGAGGACTGGGAGCGCGACGAACTGATCCGCAACCTGGTGAGTAACCTCGCCGACGCGGCCCAAACCATTCAGGACAAGATGATCGAGCTGTGCGGCAAATGTAACGCCGAGTATGGCCGCCGCCTGGCCGAGGGCCTGGAGCAGCACCGCCAGGGCCGTGAAGCGCAGCAGCAGGCCGCCGTGAAGCAGGCCGAAGAGAAGAGCCGCGAAGCTCAGCCGTACTGA
- a CDS encoding DinB family protein — translation MTQTDYAERVRSLRAFGATPPAVAERLERELSAYEQVAERALAHWHTRLPQRDWTPAQESEHVILVNEGTVKVAALLLSDKPLRPVPQEPVVTDAQGRRQAPPGTVPTSGQPWEALAERFQASGAALRSAALRAPEEAERRFWHPAMGELTALDWLRMAAYHVRHHRKLLETGLDRLEGSA, via the coding sequence ATGACCCAAACCGACTACGCCGAGCGGGTGCGCTCGCTGCGGGCCTTCGGCGCGACGCCGCCGGCGGTGGCCGAGCGCCTGGAGCGCGAGCTGAGCGCCTACGAGCAGGTGGCCGAGCGGGCCCTGGCGCACTGGCACACCCGCCTGCCCCAGCGTGACTGGACCCCGGCCCAGGAGAGCGAACACGTCATCCTGGTCAATGAAGGAACGGTCAAAGTCGCCGCGCTGCTGCTTTCCGACAAACCGCTGCGCCCGGTGCCGCAGGAGCCGGTGGTGACCGACGCGCAGGGCCGCCGTCAAGCGCCGCCCGGCACGGTGCCGACTTCCGGCCAGCCCTGGGAAGCGCTCGCGGAGCGGTTTCAGGCGTCCGGCGCGGCCCTGCGCTCGGCGGCCCTGCGCGCGCCCGAGGAAGCCGAGCGCCGATTCTGGCATCCGGCGATGGGCGAACTCACCGCCCTCGACTGGCTGAGAATGGCCGCCTACCACGTCCGCCACCACCGCAAGCTGCTGGAAACTGGGCTTGACCGCCTGGAGGGTAGCGCTTGA
- a CDS encoding metallophosphoesterase family protein: MPGVRLAFIADIHGNQDALEAVLGDVRAQGAERLYVNGDVVNRGPDSVQALETLLNLPQTPSFVLGNHDDLMRLWLTRDGALPGDWFEDPFWAATAWSAEQLSRAGLIDTILNWPMTQQLSWGGLPTIEVAHGTAAHYRESLSVGTPESRLTELLGEAGAGVLIGSHTHKPMVRAVEGGRLVLNTGAVGAPFNEDPRAQYLLLDAVEGGWEPTIRCVPYDRSGVLGRFESSGLLSEGGVSAEIFREEVRLARSLYTPYWMWTEDAGKPRTPETWAQFQAEFPERFV; the protein is encoded by the coding sequence ATGCCCGGCGTGCGCCTCGCTTTCATCGCAGACATCCACGGCAACCAGGACGCGCTCGAAGCGGTGCTGGGCGACGTCCGGGCGCAGGGCGCCGAACGGCTCTACGTCAACGGCGACGTGGTCAACCGTGGCCCCGACAGCGTGCAGGCGCTGGAAACCCTGCTGAACTTGCCGCAGACGCCCAGCTTCGTGCTGGGCAACCACGACGACCTGATGCGGCTGTGGCTCACCCGCGACGGCGCGCTGCCCGGCGATTGGTTCGAGGACCCCTTCTGGGCCGCCACCGCCTGGAGCGCCGAGCAGCTGAGCCGGGCGGGGCTCATCGACACCATCCTGAACTGGCCGATGACCCAGCAGCTGAGCTGGGGCGGCCTGCCGACCATCGAGGTGGCCCACGGCACCGCCGCCCACTACCGCGAGAGCCTCAGCGTCGGCACGCCCGAGTCGCGCCTCACCGAACTGCTCGGCGAAGCGGGGGCCGGCGTGCTGATCGGCTCGCACACCCACAAACCGATGGTGCGGGCGGTGGAGGGCGGGCGCCTGGTGCTCAACACCGGCGCGGTGGGCGCGCCGTTCAACGAGGACCCGCGCGCCCAGTACCTGCTGCTCGACGCGGTCGAGGGCGGCTGGGAACCCACCATCCGCTGCGTACCGTATGACCGCTCGGGGGTGCTGGGCCGCTTCGAGAGCAGCGGTCTGCTGAGCGAAGGGGGCGTCAGCGCCGAGATCTTCCGCGAGGAGGTCCGGCTGGCCCGCAGCCTCTATACCCCCTACTGGATGTGGACCGAGGACGCCGGCAAACCGCGCACCCCCGAAACCTGGGCGCAGTTTCAGGCCGAGTTTCCCGAGCGCTTCGTCTGA
- the cysK gene encoding cysteine synthase A: MIDALIGHTPLVQLRNVTESGMADVFVKLEGQNPGGSIKDRTALGLINDAEQRGWLRPGGLIVEPTSGNTGIGLAQVAASRGYRLILCMPASMSEERKRTLKAYGAELVLTDPSRRMLAAIEEAEKIAAEQGGWMPNQFANPANPAAHEATTGPELWEQMQGRVDAFVYGSGTGGTITGVGRYLRKMNPDVKIYAVEPARSNVLSGGERGDHGFQGMGPGFIPENLDRSLIDGVIQVWEEDAYPLARRLAQEEGLFVGMSSGGIAWAALQVARQLGAGQRVATIACDTGARYLTTPLFDGSRDTPGSYLPYSREKAPQPQE; encoded by the coding sequence ATGATCGACGCACTCATCGGCCACACCCCCCTCGTTCAGCTGCGCAACGTCACCGAAAGCGGCATGGCGGACGTGTTCGTCAAACTCGAAGGCCAGAATCCCGGCGGCAGCATCAAGGACCGCACCGCCCTGGGCCTGATCAACGACGCCGAGCAGCGCGGCTGGCTCAGGCCCGGCGGCCTGATCGTCGAACCTACCAGCGGCAACACCGGCATCGGGCTGGCGCAGGTGGCGGCCTCGCGCGGCTACCGCCTGATTCTGTGCATGCCCGCGTCGATGAGCGAGGAGCGCAAGCGCACCCTGAAAGCCTACGGCGCCGAACTGGTGCTGACCGATCCCTCGCGGCGGATGCTGGCCGCCATCGAGGAGGCCGAGAAGATCGCCGCCGAGCAGGGCGGCTGGATGCCCAACCAGTTCGCCAACCCCGCCAACCCCGCCGCACATGAGGCCACCACCGGCCCCGAGCTGTGGGAGCAGATGCAGGGCCGCGTCGACGCCTTCGTGTACGGCTCCGGCACCGGCGGCACCATCACCGGGGTAGGGCGCTACCTGCGCAAGATGAACCCGGACGTCAAAATCTACGCCGTCGAACCGGCCCGCAGCAACGTCCTCTCGGGCGGCGAGCGCGGCGACCACGGCTTTCAGGGCATGGGGCCGGGCTTCATTCCTGAGAACCTCGACCGCTCGCTGATCGACGGGGTCATTCAGGTCTGGGAAGAAGACGCCTACCCGCTGGCCCGCCGGCTGGCGCAGGAAGAAGGGCTGTTCGTGGGCATGTCCAGCGGCGGCATCGCCTGGGCCGCGTTGCAGGTGGCCCGTCAGCTCGGCGCGGGCCAGCGGGTGGCGACCATCGCCTGCGACACCGGCGCGCGCTATCTCACCACCCCGCTCTTTGACGGCAGCCGCGACACGCCCGGCAGTTACCTGCCGTATTCCCGCGAGAAAGCGCCGCAGCCGCAGGAATGA
- the cysS gene encoding cysteine--tRNA ligase, translating to MTAPTPETSPLPPIVLHDSMQRRKVEFVAGTPGKVGMYLCGPTVYSDAHLGHAKKEVAFDVIRRYLTHRGYAVRYVSNITDVGHLQGDADEGEDKIARRAALEQLEPMEVAEKYYWSFMDDMARLGVLRPSIQPRATGHITEQIELIEELIRKGHAYEAGGSVYFDVRSWPGYGKLSGRKLDDQEEGTREAVRGEKRDPRDFALWKKAEPAHIMRWNSPWGVGFPGWHIECSAMSLKYLGEDFDIHGGGLDLEFPHHEAEIAQAEAAGHAFARYWMHNNMLTIGGEKMSKSKGNFTTLKDLFERVDPQVVRFLLVGSHYRSITEFSEEAFTAAHSGYRRLHDALSEIERRLPNAPQRPDPLAEKVAGHVLAFEEAMSDDFNTPRAVAALFNLTTDVNAALASGEVGRGALEAARAAYLELGGEVLGLFRSAAPGQDDTALVSTLMDVVLEARQHYRLSKQYAQSDALRSKLSQVGVTVEDTKDGARWKRES from the coding sequence ATGACTGCACCCACCCCCGAAACTTCCCCGCTGCCCCCCATCGTGCTGCACGACTCGATGCAGCGGCGCAAAGTCGAGTTCGTGGCCGGCACGCCCGGCAAGGTCGGCATGTACTTGTGCGGCCCGACCGTCTACAGCGACGCCCACCTGGGCCACGCCAAGAAGGAAGTGGCCTTCGACGTGATCCGGCGCTACCTGACGCACCGGGGCTACGCCGTGCGCTACGTCAGCAACATCACCGACGTGGGCCACCTCCAGGGCGACGCCGACGAGGGCGAGGACAAGATCGCCCGCCGCGCCGCCTTGGAGCAGCTCGAACCGATGGAAGTCGCCGAGAAGTACTACTGGAGTTTCATGGACGACATGGCCCGGCTCGGCGTGCTGCGCCCAAGCATTCAGCCGCGCGCCACCGGCCACATCACCGAGCAGATCGAGCTGATCGAGGAACTGATCCGCAAGGGCCACGCCTACGAGGCCGGCGGCAGCGTGTACTTCGACGTGCGCAGCTGGCCCGGTTACGGCAAGCTCTCGGGGCGCAAGCTCGACGACCAGGAAGAAGGCACCCGCGAGGCGGTGCGCGGCGAGAAGCGCGACCCGCGCGATTTCGCCCTCTGGAAAAAAGCCGAGCCCGCCCACATCATGCGCTGGAATTCGCCCTGGGGGGTGGGGTTTCCCGGCTGGCACATCGAGTGCTCGGCGATGAGCCTCAAGTACCTCGGCGAGGACTTCGACATTCACGGCGGCGGCCTGGATCTCGAGTTTCCGCATCACGAAGCCGAGATTGCCCAGGCCGAGGCGGCCGGCCACGCCTTTGCCCGCTACTGGATGCACAACAACATGCTCACCATCGGCGGCGAGAAGATGAGCAAGAGCAAGGGCAACTTCACCACCCTCAAGGATTTATTCGAGCGGGTGGACCCGCAGGTGGTGCGCTTTTTGCTGGTCGGCAGCCATTACCGTTCGATCACCGAGTTCTCGGAAGAAGCCTTCACCGCCGCCCACAGCGGGTACCGCCGCCTGCACGACGCGCTGAGCGAGATCGAGCGCCGCCTGCCCAACGCGCCGCAGCGCCCCGACCCGCTTGCGGAAAAAGTTGCTGGGCACGTGCTGGCCTTCGAAGAAGCCATGAGCGACGACTTCAACACCCCCAGGGCGGTGGCGGCGCTGTTCAACCTCACCACCGACGTGAACGCGGCCCTGGCGAGCGGCGAGGTGGGACGCGGCGCCCTGGAAGCGGCCCGCGCCGCCTACCTCGAACTCGGCGGCGAGGTGCTGGGCCTGTTCCGGTCGGCCGCGCCGGGCCAGGACGACACCGCGCTGGTCAGCACCCTGATGGACGTGGTACTCGAAGCCCGCCAGCACTACCGCCTCAGCAAGCAGTACGCCCAGAGCGACGCCCTGAGAAGCAAGCTCTCGCAGGTGGGCGTGACGGTCGAGGACACCAAAGACGGCGCCCGCTGGAAACGCGAATCATGA